The genomic DNA AGTGCCTTTTCTCACGGAGATACATTGAATTTAACACCAACCTACAATTCAGcttgcttttctttctttttttgttatgtaTTGGGGAATCTGGCTGAGGTACAAGATGATGCTGTTCAATTACTGCACCATCATTTTGTCATAATTCTAAATGTCAACCCATAATATTTCGGTCAATTtagaaatatttttgtttttgttttctggcAACACCCTCAAAGCAAATTAAGTAAATCTAACTTAAACAAAACAATCATATTTACAAAAAAGACTTACTGTAATCTAAAACAACAGTACAAACTGAGGTGCACATAGGGGGTGAGAGATGCGCAATAATTAGTTTATAATTAGATTACTCCTCATGTTGGCATTTAATGGACGTCTGCAGTGGCATTTAGTGGTATAGCTACAGCAAGATTGATGGTTCTGTGGTAatttgtaaaattgtaaaatgtagacTAGGCCTAGCAGTTGTACTTCGTTAGAGTGGGGTCTGACAATTAGGCTATTGTCTTCACACACTGTGACAGCTAAATAATTTAAACCCATAACAGTAGGCTGTATGTAGGTTACCGCCGGTATACTGCATAACACAGCTCGTAACACCACTGCAGACTAATATACGCATGTCTCTGTGAGAGATCTTCTGATTCTGACACTATAGTAGCTTACACTTATTTTAACTAATTAACACGTTTTCACCGCAGCGGGCGCATGTCACCGTGCATCACGTGCACGTGTGCGCTGTTCTACTCACCTGTGCGAAGCTGTAATTTGCAATTATGTTGTTAAATAGGACTGTTTGTGGGGGATCAGTAAcactaaaatgtttgtttaaaaaaaacgtccAACCCAACCAGTGACAGCATCCATAGTCCCGCAGACAGTAAACGGAAAGGTAGGCGCAAAACAAATTATGTAACAACGCTTTTGTTTAGCCTATTAAGTCTAAACCCCTGAGGCTTTCGCCATTATAGTTAGCACGCCTTATGGCTGCCCCATAAAGTATTCTTTTAATGCTCTAGTTTCGTCTGTTTATACCATGTTATAGCCTACATACCGGTAAGAAGAATAACAAGGGCTAACGTTACAGTTGAGGCAGTGCGGGCTTGTCACCAGAGCAGCCTGCAGAGCTAAATACACTCGCATTTTCTACTGTCATTTCACACCGAGCGCCCAATACTGTAGACACACTGCAGCTGTTTAATGAATGTGATAAATGCTTACCTCCGACGGCAGCCCAGAGAATAACTGCGGTTATCAAAATTCCCATAGGATCCGAAAAGTGGGGTTCCTGCTGGAGATAACCTTGAAATAACGGGCTGGATCTTCTTCACACACCCGCCGAGCGAGGTGGAgccgcggtgtgtgtgtgtgtgtgtgtgtgtcaggtgacGACTTGAGACCAGATCAGAGCCCAAACCGTGTTAAGGTGCCAGAGATGTCAGTTGTTCTTCCTGtacttacagtatataaaacGTGTAATCTGTGTATCTCAGGCATCTTAATGCTTTTTAACGCTAGCCCGTTAAGAGGGCTTGAGGGATGCATACCTAGAAAAATTAAACTTCTCTGCAATTCCACTCTATTCACATCCCACTAAATATGCCCTGTGagaatattattataaaagCTTTCATTGTATTTGCACGGCCCATGCAAACATCATCACCTCCCCATGGCTGCTGGTTTATTACTTCGTCACATCAATTATTGATACATTGTAACAGCTGGTATTAACAGGCCTGCAGGCTTATGTCACATCTGGGAGCAGTTTCTTTCTGTGCTATATCTGCAGCCCTCCCTCAAGGTCACAATGTAATTCAGTATGTTTGCTAATGTATATAAAAATACTGGGAATTAGAAAAACACAGTCAGTAAGCAATATTGCTTACTTATGAGACAGAAATTAAAGACGTATCTTTATTGGTTATTCCTTATTATGGTCCTCATGAGCTGGACAAGACACATCCATGCTAGCATTCACAATTTCATGGcctttgacaaaaaaagacaaatatatttacagtgaCAATGGAACTGATGGTAAGGTCTGATCCATCGGCTTAAAACATTGTTGCACTCACACAATTATAAAGTCAGACTGTATTTCATTTAATCTGAAGGACTATGGAGATCATTAACAACCGTCATACAACAAAATGTATGAAACATCCTTATGAGTGTTAAATATCAACTTTCTTGTCTGACTTGATGGTTGAATGTTAACTGGCTCCCACCTCAGGCGTTTACAGGTGTGTGCTTGTATTTGTGTCATCTGGTCTTGGGAGCAGGCCTGGGTGGTCGACTGGGCTGGTTGGGTCCGATGTATTTCAGTGGAGTGTACTTTGGCGTCTCGATCACTTCTAGGCCCAAATAAGGCTGCAGGGCCCGGGGGACACGCACTGTTCCATCCTTGGGAGATGGAGAAAAAAGGATGGCGACAAaagaaacagcaacaaaaatggCATAATTAATAACACAGTGATGTTAAGTCCAGTGGATTTAAAAactcttgaaataaatatgttgaaaaacattttgaagtAGCTGAGTTTACACCAGTCGGGTTGCAGTAAATCCCTCAGCAAATGAAGCCTTtgaatttcagatttttttgttgttgtaattgaCATGTAGTTGGAGTTAGTTAATGGCCATTTTTTTATAGAGGATATAAAatgcttaaataaaaatatgatttatCTTTCTCTATAATAACTGAATTGTTTTTCATTGTGACATGCATTTTCAATGCTAAATGAAAAACAGATCACAACCCAGAAAACAAAGTGAAGAGGTGCACAGCATTTTATTGttgttaaggagaaaaacaaaacatttacgCTCCTTGCACTATTCTAATGGGCATTTTACACCCAAGAAAGAGATCTCACAAAGGTAAAGAAATGTGGGAATTAATGGGTCGTTACTGTACAGACTATCAAAATGACCAATGCCTCTTTTAGGCATTCCCCTGTAATTGAGTGAACTAAGCCTGTAATATTTGTTGGACAATTTCTCTCCCTCGGGAAAATGTAAAACTGTTTTGCAATATAGGAGGTAATTGAAGTATTATTTCTATATCGTTAATTCAGCATTTCTAATGAccaattaatataaaaatgttttgactaacaACAATCACCAGGGGGAGCTACTTCAAAACAGGTGCATgcaaattagggctgcacaattaatcgcatatTACATCACACTACGTGACTatagtacatttttatttgtttcaatgaaaatgagaatgatgatccaaaaaaatgtatcattccctccaatattgtgaatcatatcacaatcgcaacatcagtcaaaataatggcaatttgacattttcctcatatcgtgcagccctgaTGCAAATGAATACACATTTAGCCAGTGGAAAGGGAACAAGGTCATGTTTTGTTGGAGTCACTGACTTATGCTTTCATACTGTCTTGAATGTATTTTGTCATTCTCTAGGACAATTATTTAATGCATTAAAGGTTTTCCAGGTTTTTGGGAACCCTCATGTGTGAAGTGTGCCCTCATGTTGGTGTCTtactttggtctgatgagtctccaGGATAGCGATGATGGTTCGGGGGATGGCACATGCTGTAGCATTCACCtagaggaaaaaataaataaataaataaaaacattatggaGATGGTATACTGCTGTGAACTGAACCTGCAGGATTGTACAGCAGTGCTTACTGTGTGGGCGTACTGCAGGCTGCCATCCTCTCTCTCATACAGGATGTTGAGGCGTCTGCTTTGGTAGTCTGTACAGTTGGATCCACTGGAAAtctgatatatatgtatatgagagagagagagagagagagagagagagagagagagagagagagagagagagagagagagagactgcaaTCAATGGCTACAATAGACAGACCTTGTTTGAATGGAAAAATTCTGTCATCTTCCCCCATTAGACATAATTGGCATTCATAGCACATGCAGTACCATCATCATCTTTaccactgtcttttttttattaaacagaaGTTATGGACTCTCTTTCAACCTTTCAAAgcagtactgtttttttttttttctcaactgctTGTGCAGCATTTTGTAGCTAAATAGAGTCCAAATGTTCCTTGCATGTTTGGGCACTCTACAGACTTTGACTGACAAAGGAAGGGAGTCACTAATGACTGAAGGCATGTTTGTTTGTCTATTATCACAAATGAACATCTTTTCATTAGTCAAAGTCAGCAGATACCTCAGGTGACATCCAGTCATTTCCTACGCATCTGACTTACAATGTCGAAATAATGTAAGTAGGTAACTGAGATAATGGGACTGACCTCTCCATAGCTGTCCCTCCCAGGCATCCATGCTTCAATGTCATACTTTCGGTGTGCAGGAGGACCCAGTTCCTGTGTCGGCATGTCCAGCACTCTGAGTGAAAACGCACATAGAGACAACTTGGAGCTACAAATAGAGCCATAACTCACACAAATATTCTACATATCATGTCAAATTTATTGGATGTATGAAACAACAGTGCGACTAAGATTGTGACTCTGTGTGAGAGAATTGGaggtgcgtgtgtgcatgctaaCCTGTAGTGTAGTTCCAGTGCAGAGAACATCTCTTTCTGCAAAGAGACAAACTCCCCGAGCAGCTGAGAGCTCTCTTCTCCTGTCTCATCTGCTGTTACTCCAAACATCTCCACCTGGACGGacggacacacaacacacagttaATTACAAAGGTCATCATAATAAAGTAGGCAAGTTGTAAGTTGTTTAtaaccttaattaaaaaaattgcaaTCACTTATTAACAGCAAACAAAGAGTTAGCAATACACAGTTTTGCATACATATTCATCCAAGCAACTCCTGTGTCTCTAATATATTTCCTTGTAACCTTGTTAAAGTGATGTACTCTGTAGAGCCCCcatgtctctctgcctgtgtcCGTCTCTGCTCTGTAGCAGGTGCTGCTGCACACTGTCCTGCAGAGGGAGACGACAGATCGTGTCAGCTATAATTACTCCAATATAACACTATCTGTAGCAAACAAGGAGTGAGGGGTACTTCTGACCTGACAGGCAGGTCCTTCCAGTTTACTGCATGATCCATGAAATAGCCTGGAGAAGAGAGGGGAACACTTTACTTAatggtatctacataagagtgacatgacactgtcatgacacataacctaaccctaactctgaccctaacttgtcatgacaaaaaccaaatgacacttaatgacttgtttataatgtttatgacatgttcatgacagtgtcatttcactcttatgtagataccttcaagtgagAGGAACACATAACTTACTACACTAGAAAATCTCTAACTAGGGAAAcaaacacgtgtgtgtgtgtgtgtgtgtgtgtgtgtgtgtgtgtgtgtgtgtgtgtgtgtgtgtgtgtgtgtgtgtgtgtgtgtgtgtgtttagtgaaATTACAAAAGGAAAACCAGGAacctatggaggaaatatttattcataattcaaattgaaagtccaaagagaaattgaaagtccaaagagaaaacaaagcgagatcaaattaaaaatattatttttttttaattttccatttggctttggcttttgaatttcaatttaacattggcttttaattttcatttaatatttggcttttgaatttcaatttaaaattggcttttcatttggatttaatatttggcttttgaatttccatttaatatTGCCTTTTCGTTtcgacttgacacatgtcaatgtaaatgaggaggcgtggcccaaaggctggtgggagggtctgaaacgaaaggggtgcagaggcaccttatgagcagcagggggagctgactgctgaggagcacacttaagcatctgtctgcagcttcatcACTAGACTTGGCCTcttgtttcacatgatagaaaatgatgatgtaggttaaacacaaacaacatttcatgcaacaacagtgaagttttcatgtggttactataattgggcccgtgctagtgaggactacattaggactgtatttaaagctgattctggttcccaacttcaccccaggtgtgtctgtttaaaacacgactcagacaacttctctcttttgatgttatatttaattaagcaacagtagaaacatgggtgtgggtagctctgctacgtgtgtttgtgtgtcatcagatctcgaggacgcacacacacacacaatctcaactggatagtcatcgtccgaactgcgacctctcctttttatttctctctctcagacaACCTCTCCttatagcgcggacacgcacctcacacccatgtttctactgttgcttaattaaatataacatcaaaagagagaagttgtctgagtcgtgttttaaacagacacacctggggtgaagttgggaaccagaatcggctttaaatacagtcctaatgtagtcctcactaacacgggcccaattatagtaaccacatgaaaacttcacggttgttgcatgaaatgtcgtttgtgtttgcatcatcattttctatcatgtgaaaatAAGAGGCCAAGTCTAGtgctgaagctgcagacagattcttaacagtgtgctcctcagcagtctgctccccctgctgctcataaggtgcctctgcacccctttcgtttcagaccctcccaccagcctttgggccacgcttcctcatttacattgacatgtgtcaagtccaaacgaaaaggcaatgttgaatggaaattcaaaagccaaatattaaatccaaatgaaaatccaatgttaaattgaaattcaaaagccaaatattaaatgaaaattaaaagccaatgttaaattgaaattcgaaagccaaatattaaatgaaaattaaaagccaatgttgaattgaaattcaaaagccaaatattaaattcaaaagccaaagcaaaatggaaaattaaaaaaaatatatatatatttttaatttgatctcgctttgtttactctttggactttcaatttctctttggactttcaatttgaattatgaataaatatttcctccataggaACCCAGCACCTGTAGCATTCACCGGTACTGATAAACAACCTCATTGGTCATTCATTGTTCGATGAAATTAAAACCTCATCGTGATAGCAACACACTAAGACATTAGTGCACACGTTTATTAACAGTGAAGAAGAATTAAGTTTACCTGCCACCCCGACCTCTCCAGTCCCAGCCAGATTGAGGTCTGGGAAACGGGCCTGGTCCAGAGAATAGACCTGAGAGCGATGGGCGTTGGGCTGCATTCCACAACCCTCCTGGAGGTGGACAAAACAgaatgatgaaaaaaataaaagaggagATGTCAGCGAGAGTGGGATATTGTGTGGCTTGAAATATGCTTTGGTCTTCAAACTGATATGTCTGAGTATTATGTTTCAAAAATATTTCATTTGATATTTaatgcatccatccatccatctacatCTGCTTATCCGAGGTCGGGTCCTGGGGGCAGCAGTTCCAACAGGGGACCCTAAACTTCCCTTTCCAAATCCCCAAACCACCTCAGCTGGCTCCTTTTGACACACATTTTATTCATGTGCAtgtaaatctcttttttttttaaaagatattaAGTTTAGTATCTTCCAattatgtcaaaatgtcttatCTTGAAAACACTTCAGGAATTTTCTAAACAAATGGCTCAGAGTTCTGCTACTCACAAACACTGCCCCCTTCAGCATGTCAGGCACAACCATAGGAATGAAGCCCTGCAGGAGTCAAAAAGAAAACTCAAGTTTGGCTATCCTATATGTtaacagaataataataataataataataataatacattcagTTTGCAGACTTTATACAGTATCTAATATTTCAAAACACATGCTTACCCGTCGCTGCAGTGTGTCAAGGGCAAAATTTTGGAGTGCAGTCTGAAGTCTGGCCCCTGCTCCCCTCAGATAGTAGGACCTGTGGCCTGAGACATGAGCTAGATGTCTGCAGAATAGGAATAGAGGAACAAAGTATAATGACCCCCTTTCATATCAATGAACTTAATATTAGATACATTATTATGGTATTACCATATTCACACAAAATGGCATTTTCTCTGAACCTGCAGGCTGACTAAACAGAAAAACTACCATCTCTTCTTCAGTTTTCTTTTAATCATATGAACAAAAGGTTCAGAAGAATAGTGCACAAACAACACAGCATGTTGAATATCAAGTGGGACAAGTACTTCAAACCAAAGGTCAGAGTCCTCCTCACCGCTGCCTGATGAGACCCAACTCCTCCCCCAGCTCTACATGGCCCCTAGGCTTGAAGTCAAACtctacagcagagagagagcagattatgatatttgtatttttaaacacTTAAGATTATTATTGATCCAACACATCAGATCAGTTACCTGGTTTCTGTCCAACCAGCTCCACCACTCTTGCCTGGCTCTCGTCTCCAACTggctgaaaaagaaaagatgaactTTAGGAAGTTTCAAACTACGCTCACTTTAAAAAGACACAGTTCACAGTAAATCTCTCCCCAGatgtagactgggtaaacccagcccgatctgccggcaatttgatttctccctgcagctcaggctggaaacctgtacgtttatctatcctgcttccgttacaattttgcggggaccaatcacaattgtttacattcaacatagcAGCCACCGAAGCgtagcaacccgttgatgccgctgtcgctgctacgtcacccggattgctggtctgattggttgaaggactatctaattgtgtacagagtcatttgaactatgcccgttgatcacgcctcttgtgcagtagaaaatacagagcagactccccagactaatgttgaatcttaaaagattgagcttggtctggtggtAACCAGACTACCCCAGATGCACaggacaaagtgtgtgtgtcctcaccACATCAGGGTGTGTGGCGTTTGGCAGTCTGAGCGCTCGTCCATAGTGTTCCTGATCCAGCTCAGTCTCTTTGGGGTAAAGTTGATTCAGTCTGTTGCGGATCTCTCGGCCCTTCTGCAGAGCCTGGGTGTACTCTGGAAGCTGCGTGATAAACAACAAGGACTCAGCGCTGGTCCCAAATGTGATTCATCACTGAAGAGTGCACTGAAAGCAGAGTCATAATGCCAAGATTGACTGAGTCAATAAagtattaaaggtgccctgccatacaaaaccgtttttacttgcattttttgaaatatgttaggtccatatgtgtttgtgttatgttgtgaatgtgaaaactgctacctcctttgtcagctctagccactgaaaagaaataagcggagaaatcaggccaattacaaaagctggtcagtctgacatcatgttgcctgagctcattactattcattagctcgcccagttgggctgggtaaaggattctgacagccaggctctcattggctatctgttagccaatcagattcaaacagcttagcttgttgaatattaatgagaactggcagacaatgagctgagtcttcctgtaggctttctataccacgctagaatggcttgaaacaaggtaatcaaaaacaaaaaatgttacagagtccatggtagaacttcagacatcaccacaaagtaatgaaatacgtgtggcagggcaccttttaaagAGTTTAAATTCTAAAGTGCCAAACTTACATTGCCAAGGGCTTTCTTGTCGTTCTTGGCCTGTGAAGAAAAGATGATTCATGTCACAATTATGGATGCAGCTTTATACTCAAAGTAGGGAAAATGAAATCACATCCATAAGTTCTATATATTCAAAACAATCAACACAAACACCAGAAAAGTGGTGACCGTGACCAGTGCTGTAATAACCTTTACTGACCACTAGTGCTTTGACTGTGTCACTGATGTGTTTCTTCTGCTCCTCCAGCCCCGAGATTTCTGTCTTCACTGCCTGAAGCTCCTGCCACACACATACCTAgtggacggacacacacacacacacacacacacacacacaatcaattgAAAATCCAGTAGAACAGTGGGCTCACCATGTTTtccttacattacattttatccACATTTAATGACAATGCTTGAAAGCTTACAGTATAATAGCAATATTTTTTGAGTTGGCTTATCATGCTTTAGCTTTATCGTCTTTGTTTAGCTGTATGTCTGCTGCATCTTCCTATACAGTAGTTTTTCAATATACTCGTAgcctatatatagtatgtaaGGCTATTGAGAGATACTGACGATCTGAGTTAAATTTGTTGTGTGTCAACAGTGGACCAACAAAGTTTTGGTCTGATTCTAAATACTCCATTTGCTTGTTCCGACATTTCTATGAAGCAATATTGTGATTATAGTTAGTATCATAACCTACATTACAATTTTTATAAGTACTTTAACAGACTTTATACTTTGTATTGTACATCATTTCCATTCAGTCACTCAGTGTTGTGAATCTGTTACATTCCATTGTGTTAAAACTCCGAAACCTCATCTGACCTTGTATCATACATTGTTTCACAGTTCCCTCTCTGATGATGTATCTGTGTCAACCAACCTTGAATCAATCCTTCTATCCTTTGGTGCCCCTTTATTATCTATCTACTCTCAGGTCATAGAAATGACTGGAGCAACTGTCACCATATGTATATATTcttgtgtgtctcattaaaccttCAAAACATTGTTGAACTAAACCCTGCTTTGTGTCACTTTGTTCTCAGAGTGCGCATATCGGCTTTCAGAGTCAACACACAGAAGTCAAGCCAGTAGATGTTACGGTATTATTACCACATAATTGTAATTGTGATGTTCCAGCCATCCTTACTGGTATTCCAGCAAAGAATTAAATTTTATTATTGACTCACCAATAGCATGTTATGCTGTAGTAAGAGCAACATTGGCTAGTTTTGCAACACTACCAGGTTGCAATCTGATTCAGTATATTGAGCTGTTGCTTACTGCAGAGATTCAAGAAGTGTGTGAAAAAGCCTAGAATTTAGAATAAAGTTCCCTGTGTCTGAACAATGTGAATGTCGACGTCGTTGATATTAAGATGTACGGATTCAAATTggtgctttattggcatgaaagtttcaataacaatgttgctaaaataaaaatacaaaatatccGTACAGTACACAATAAGTAATATGAACATACACAAAATTACGATTGGTTTACATtaattatatatactgtgtgtgtgtgtgtgtgtgtgtgtgtgtgtgtgtgtgtgtgtgtgtgtgtgtgtgtgtgtgtgtgtgtgtgtgtgtgtgattcactGTCCCTCAGTTTTTTGACATGTTGATACAAATTGGGCAGCAAGGTCATTCAGCTCTTTGAACTTGTTAAAATAAAGATTGTGTTTTACAGTCTGTGCTTTTGCTTATAAGTAGCCACACAGCCAGCTGTTAACCCCAGAAAAGATAAAGTTGTCACGGCTTTAATGTCACAAACAGGACGACATTTGCAGCTAAAGAAACACTTACAATATTCCTGACATCGTCCCCTCGCAGGTCCCCCTTCCTGTTCTCTACATTTGCTATGACTTTGTCGGTCTCCTCACACACTGCTCTCATATCGAGCTCGGGCTTCTCGCTATAACCTTCACGGACATGTTCGTACAAACTGCTCCGGGCTCCGTGTGAAAAGCGGTGCGGGATGAACACACGTGTCCTCTGCCTTGAACATTGTCTCGCTACCGGCTTTAACGCAGTCAGAACGGTGCCTCCAACTCTTGCGACCATGCCGATGCAGGTCGCCATGTTTGTCTTGTGGTTAATGTTGCATTCATGTTTATGGGAATAATCGTAATTGTACTCTGTGTGTGCTCTCGATCAGCCTTTCTCCATGCACTTCAAAAGTTATGCGTTTGATTACAACATTAAATGGAAGCATAATATATGATTATAATAATGACTATTCACTCTTTTTAGCCTtccttcttgtctttttttaaatgctcatTGAACTATGAAGCACTTTACGTAAAACGGTCATATCTGCCTTAAATGCAGCATGAATGCGGAATTCAGTATTTCGgaaattaaatcaaaataaaacgagtgttttcatttaaattatatttaaaatatatatatgtaactgCTATTTTACGCAACGGTTTTCACATAATGTCAAAGAGCGAGCTGGAAACGTTTCATTTTCCCAGTGACAGAAAACGACTCAGCTCCAAAAAATCGTCACGAGCCAAAGGTCATCCAATCAGATGAGCGGAAGTTTAACGTTGCGGTAATCCGGTTCAGACGTGACAAGTGCGGCCGACTGAACTCAGTCCTAATTTCTGCCCTGTAGGCTCTACAAACTATTTTCTTCGTTACTACCTTACCACCGAGCTGGACGTGTGAGCATAATGCCATGGTGGACTGATGTGTGTTACGACGAGAAGCCTTTGCACAGCGGGAGAACTGTTCCTTTGTAAGCTAGTTTGGTCCGTCAGTCAGTAACGTTGGTGATGGATGAGCAGCGAGTAGCCTGAACGCGTCTTCTCCACAGGGCCCGGGACGAGCGTTTAAACTGAGCCCGGAGGACTAAGACACCCAGATGAGAGCAAGCAAAACCTCCCGAAGCTTCTGATAATAACCGGGTACTTAGATACAATTAGCCTGCCCCAAACTGCCTCACCAATTTCTGTTGAAAGTGAGACCCAACCAGCCTTCACGGTGGAAACGAGAAGAAGAGCAAAGGTACTGTAAGctaaaaagaaaacatcttaCCGGTAAACTGATGCTACAACAGTCTGCTTTGTGTTTGTTATCTAGCTATTATAGCCAGCCGTTTATGGGTTAACATACTTGTTATTGTCCTTCTGGGggggggaaaagaaagaaaaggaaacataCTGCGACTAGGGAGTGGGGTAAATATGTAGGAAACTTAAAATTAAGCTGTATCATGACCTTTGTCATAAAGCAGCATTTTTGTTTATCTGGGTCATATAGCTACTGTATGTTATAAGCCTCTATCTACAGTACATAGGACTGTCTGTTACAGATAGGCATTGCATGCATATAGGTTATAATTCAATGGCCAAACTATGAGTGTTTGCGTACTGTACCTCAGATGAATGCTGTGCGGGGGGGCACAGTCACCTGGCGTCCCCAGCCGTGGCAGGATGGGGACGGGGGAGGAGGAGAACCTCTGTCGGACagcgactcagaggaggaggactTCCCTGATGACAGTACCACACCACTGGGAGACTACATCACACATGGTGAGACAGATACATGACGAGACTTCGAGAGGATGGTGTTGGGAATTTGGAAACTACTCATTAAGTTTCACCTGTCATCCCAACCTCTCTCTGTTCTGCTTTTGTCTAATTCTTACTCACCCCTCCTTCTGTTCTCGCCCTCCTTTCTGtttctccttcctctttctgcTTTGTTTTAGGATTGAAGCAGCTCCTGGATGCTCAGCAGCTGTGTGATGTTACTCTACTTGTTGAGGGAAAGAAGTTCATGTGTCACAGGTATGACTGCTGTATAGTACAAAGAAGCTGATACATAGAAAAAACAATTGTAGGAAAACTAGAACTACCAAATATTAGATTTGCCATTAGATTTCTATAAGTTCTATAACTATAAATCTAGCTAAATGACTAACAATTGAATTACAGATTGGTTAATTCAATGATTGTTAATAATTCAGGAGAGCTGATAAGCTTGGACACCGAAGAAGTTTCGGGGGACTTTGATGATTTACGTAGAGACATTACG from Perca fluviatilis chromosome 2, GENO_Pfluv_1.0, whole genome shotgun sequence includes the following:
- the sars2 gene encoding serine--tRNA ligase, mitochondrial: MATCIGMVARVGGTVLTALKPVARQCSRQRTRVFIPHRFSHGARSSLYEHVREGYSEKPELDMRAVCEETDKVIANVENRKGDLRGDDVRNIVCVWQELQAVKTEISGLEEQKKHISDTVKALVAKNDKKALGNLPEYTQALQKGREIRNRLNQLYPKETELDQEHYGRALRLPNATHPDVPVGDESQARVVELVGQKPEFDFKPRGHVELGEELGLIRQRHLAHVSGHRSYYLRGAGARLQTALQNFALDTLQRRGFIPMVVPDMLKGAVFEGCGMQPNAHRSQVYSLDQARFPDLNLAGTGEVGVAGYFMDHAVNWKDLPVRTVCSSTCYRAETDTGRETWGLYRVHHFNKVEMFGVTADETGEESSQLLGEFVSLQKEMFSALELHYRVLDMPTQELGPPAHRKYDIEAWMPGRDSYGEISSGSNCTDYQSRRLNILYEREDGSLQYAHTVNATACAIPRTIIAILETHQTKDGTVRVPRALQPYLGLEVIETPKYTPLKYIGPNQPSRPPRPAPKTR